The Leisingera caerulea DSM 24564 genome has a window encoding:
- a CDS encoding flagellar hook-basal body complex protein, producing MDNIGYVAISRAALLQRATDISSNNIANANTDGFRASAAMFESLVVDTGADSDMREMSYAIDRGTYTSMDEGALQQTSNPLDVAITGDGWFGFVTQGGQTALGRAGSFILTAQGDLVSPSGDMVLDEGGAPINIPPGSGQVEIAQNGTITDERGGEIARIGVFQAPDSRHWTQLGGGMMAPRDGVVDLVPVIEPRMSQGFVEKSNVNPVTEMTRMISFQRQYEAAMNLANAADDLRKQTLSRLAPK from the coding sequence ATGGACAATATAGGCTACGTTGCGATTTCGCGGGCTGCGCTGCTGCAGCGCGCAACAGATATCAGCTCAAACAACATTGCCAATGCGAACACGGACGGCTTCCGAGCCTCAGCGGCGATGTTTGAAAGCCTTGTCGTCGACACCGGCGCCGACAGCGATATGCGGGAGATGTCCTATGCGATCGACCGCGGCACCTACACCAGCATGGACGAGGGTGCGTTGCAGCAAACCTCCAACCCGCTGGATGTGGCGATCACCGGCGACGGATGGTTCGGCTTTGTGACCCAGGGCGGTCAGACAGCTCTTGGACGGGCGGGCAGCTTTATCCTCACCGCCCAGGGAGACCTGGTGTCGCCATCCGGCGACATGGTTCTGGATGAGGGCGGTGCGCCCATCAACATTCCGCCGGGCTCTGGCCAGGTGGAGATTGCGCAAAACGGAACAATCACTGATGAGCGGGGCGGCGAAATTGCCCGCATCGGCGTGTTCCAGGCGCCTGACAGCAGGCATTGGACGCAGCTGGGCGGTGGCATGATGGCGCCGCGGGACGGGGTTGTGGATCTTGTGCCCGTCATTGAGCCCCGCATGTCTCAGGGGTTCGTGGAGAAATCCAACGTCAATCCTGTCACCGAGATGACCAGGATGATTTCCTTCCAGCGTCAGTATGAGGCCGCGATGAACCTCGCCAATGCGGCCGATGACCTGCGCAAGCAAACCCTGAGCCGCCTGGCGCCGAAGTAA
- the flgG gene encoding flagellar basal-body rod protein FlgG produces MRTLGIAATGMQAQQVNVDVIANNIANANTTAFKAGRAAFADLIYQTMEREGAPNADGTVRPVGVDVGLGVRATGVVRLHTQGGLDQTDNQLDLAIDGEGYFVVTRPDGTNAYSRAGSLQLSPEGEIVTLEGYLLEPAMVVPDNTTEIEITQSGLVLAYTSDAVEPEEIGQITLATFINEAGLKPAGNNLMLETAASGEPMIGNPGEDSAGIIRQGYLERSNVDPIKQMTDLITAQRTYEMGAKALKAADEMMQTANQIR; encoded by the coding sequence ATGAGGACACTTGGTATCGCTGCAACGGGCATGCAGGCCCAGCAAGTCAATGTCGATGTGATTGCCAACAACATCGCCAATGCCAACACGACCGCCTTCAAGGCGGGGCGGGCAGCTTTTGCTGACCTGATTTATCAGACCATGGAGCGTGAAGGCGCGCCCAATGCGGACGGCACTGTGCGGCCGGTCGGGGTCGATGTCGGGCTCGGCGTGCGCGCCACCGGCGTGGTCCGCCTCCATACGCAGGGCGGTCTCGACCAAACCGACAACCAGCTCGATCTTGCGATCGATGGTGAAGGGTATTTCGTCGTCACAAGGCCGGATGGCACCAATGCCTACAGCCGGGCGGGCAGCCTTCAACTTTCCCCTGAAGGCGAAATCGTGACTCTGGAGGGCTATCTTCTGGAGCCTGCCATGGTGGTGCCGGACAACACCACTGAGATTGAAATCACCCAGAGCGGCCTGGTGCTGGCCTACACGTCCGATGCGGTAGAGCCCGAAGAGATCGGCCAGATCACGCTGGCGACCTTCATCAACGAGGCGGGCCTCAAACCGGCGGGCAACAACCTGATGCTGGAGACTGCTGCATCCGGGGAACCGATGATCGGAAATCCGGGTGAGGACTCCGCCGGCATCATCCGCCAGGGCTACCTGGAAAGGTCGAATGTCGACCCGATCAAGCAAATGACGGACCTCATCACGGCGCAGCGGACATACGAGATGGGCGCGAAGGCGCTGAAGGCCGCTGATGAAATGATGCAGACCGCAAACCAGATCCGCTAA
- the flgA gene encoding flagellar basal body P-ring formation chaperone FlgA has translation MSARTFFTGALAGLSLLAGAALHAAEDLLAGSAVATLVEEQLLMASGQEIPQDGRIELRLPKGLPDSGMTLKDFSYDPRSGMFAARLIEADGSSTGFRGQAVIAVPAYVPVRRIPAGVILAENDLRMTEIAMMALPSGSLRNPEQLIGKETRRILLQGRPVIEGSVTEPRIVNRGDAVTIVLSDGGLNLSAPGKALEDGAKGEEVRIVNLKSNATLTAEVISDGVVQVDGR, from the coding sequence ATGAGCGCGCGGACCTTTTTCACCGGCGCGCTGGCGGGGCTGTCGCTTCTTGCTGGCGCTGCGCTCCATGCGGCTGAAGACCTGCTTGCGGGATCGGCAGTTGCCACTCTGGTCGAGGAGCAGCTGCTGATGGCCAGCGGCCAGGAGATTCCGCAGGACGGGCGGATTGAACTCCGGCTGCCCAAGGGTCTGCCGGACAGCGGCATGACGCTCAAGGATTTTTCCTACGATCCGCGCTCCGGCATGTTTGCCGCACGGCTGATTGAGGCCGACGGCAGCAGCACCGGTTTCCGCGGTCAGGCCGTCATTGCGGTTCCGGCCTATGTGCCTGTGAGGCGCATCCCGGCCGGGGTCATTCTGGCGGAGAACGATCTCCGCATGACCGAAATCGCCATGATGGCCCTTCCGTCCGGGTCTCTGCGCAATCCTGAACAGCTGATCGGCAAGGAGACACGCCGGATCCTCCTGCAGGGGCGCCCGGTGATCGAGGGGTCTGTGACCGAGCCCCGGATCGTCAATCGCGGAGATGCGGTGACGATTGTGCTCTCGGACGGAGGGCTGAACCTCAGCGCGCCCGGCAAGGCGCTCGAAGATGGCGCCAAGGGCGAAGAAGTCCGGATCGTCAATTTGAAATCAAATGCCACCCTGACGGCGGAGGTCATCTCAGATGGCGTCGTTCAGGTGGACGGGCGGTGA
- the flgH gene encoding flagellar basal body L-ring protein FlgH — translation MRQKSLQNVKILVCAGLVLGACTNYSENRNPQLSGIGLDDQTMPEASIVHVPMPDPEPVRTPQRAEASSLWQTGSTGFFGDHRAARVGDILTVMIDIDDEAELENQSRRSRSSGNEIDGSTFLGYGSKLDAVLPGIDPGELPSGSIVDLSSASTSRGQGSIARNEKISLKVAVMIIRRLTNGNLVIAGRQEVKVNNELRELRVAGIIRPVDVDMSNAIPYEKIAEARISYGGKGQISRVQTPRYGEDMLDVVLPY, via the coding sequence ATGCGACAGAAGTCTCTCCAGAATGTGAAAATTCTCGTGTGTGCCGGCCTGGTTCTTGGCGCCTGCACCAATTACTCCGAAAACCGGAACCCTCAGCTGTCCGGGATCGGCCTGGATGACCAGACCATGCCGGAAGCCAGCATCGTGCATGTGCCGATGCCTGATCCCGAGCCGGTCCGGACCCCGCAGCGGGCTGAAGCCTCCTCCCTGTGGCAGACCGGATCCACAGGATTTTTTGGTGACCATCGCGCCGCAAGGGTGGGTGACATTCTTACGGTGATGATCGACATCGACGATGAGGCTGAGCTGGAAAACCAGTCCCGCCGCTCGCGCTCGTCCGGCAATGAAATCGATGGATCGACATTCCTCGGGTACGGCAGCAAGCTCGATGCGGTGCTCCCGGGCATCGATCCTGGCGAACTGCCATCAGGCTCGATCGTTGATCTGTCTTCGGCCAGCACGTCCCGAGGCCAGGGCAGCATTGCCCGCAACGAGAAAATCAGCCTCAAGGTTGCCGTGATGATCATCCGCCGCCTCACAAACGGCAATCTGGTCATCGCGGGGCGCCAGGAGGTGAAGGTGAACAACGAGCTGCGCGAGCTGCGCGTTGCCGGGATCATCCGTCCGGTCGATGTCGATATGAGCAATGCCATTCCTTACGAGAAAATCGCGGAAGCCCGGATTTCCTATGGCGGGAAAGGCCAGATTTCCCGTGTTCAGACCCCGCGTTACGGCGAAGACATGCTCGACGTCGTTCTGCCCTACTAA
- a CDS encoding flagellar motor protein MotB, with product MSPKHDNHAVIIKRPKKVKKGHHGGNWKVAYADFMTALMAFFLLLWILSGSNEEQLRGLADFFTPSEIPLVEINGIGMEIKAVQQPQSELTPEADSAPTGPDQIGLEDTDTAEARSGAVNPWLQLDKETTTPEEKGGATLSEQLEATRDRINESFEESPELAALSENLMVSLKENGMIVEIVDLGDRPMFRTGSADPSEALLSILGQLAPAISELPLEIRITGHTDARPFRSGSNYGNWELSADRANAMRRAMLSKGIAAGRIMSVAGVAAVDPLIEADPEDARNRRVTIELTAPASAQAE from the coding sequence ATGTCCCCGAAACACGACAATCATGCCGTCATCATCAAGCGTCCCAAGAAAGTGAAGAAAGGACATCATGGCGGGAACTGGAAGGTGGCCTATGCGGACTTCATGACGGCCCTGATGGCCTTCTTTCTGCTGCTCTGGATTCTGTCCGGATCCAATGAGGAGCAGCTGCGCGGCCTTGCGGACTTCTTCACGCCTTCAGAGATCCCCCTCGTGGAGATCAATGGCATCGGCATGGAGATCAAAGCGGTTCAGCAGCCTCAGAGCGAACTGACCCCTGAGGCGGATTCTGCCCCGACAGGCCCGGATCAGATCGGCCTTGAGGACACAGACACTGCCGAGGCCCGATCCGGAGCCGTAAACCCTTGGCTGCAGCTCGACAAGGAGACCACAACGCCCGAAGAAAAGGGTGGAGCCACTCTGTCTGAACAGCTTGAAGCCACCAGGGACCGCATCAATGAAAGCTTCGAGGAAAGCCCTGAGCTTGCGGCTCTCTCTGAGAACCTGATGGTATCCCTGAAGGAGAACGGCATGATCGTCGAGATCGTGGATCTCGGCGACCGGCCGATGTTCCGCACTGGCAGCGCAGATCCGAGCGAAGCCCTGCTGTCCATCCTGGGGCAGCTCGCTCCGGCGATTTCCGAACTCCCCCTGGAGATCCGCATTACCGGCCATACGGACGCCCGACCCTTCCGCAGCGGCAGCAACTACGGGAACTGGGAGCTGTCCGCCGATCGGGCCAATGCAATGCGCCGGGCCATGCTCTCCAAGGGAATTGCTGCAGGGCGTATCATGAGCGTGGCCGGGGTTGCCGCGGTTGATCCCCTGATAGAGGCGGATCCGGAAGATGCCCGCAATCGCCGCGTGACGATTGAACTGACCGCGCCAGCATCGGCCCAGGCCGAGTAA
- a CDS encoding sigma-70 family RNA polymerase sigma factor: MSICEKWTFDGNSTAQGLVKKEKMLHSLHRPAAGLGKMRRKRLPAFWNTSNDAASANDYPEIRIFPALRWNLGIHMLDSTTIGFNEDVDDEQGWIRDWKRSRNPLALNRIVDKNLSKIQAMARRRTRSQNERDDLVSAGTEAMIKALRKYEPAPDVPFFAYAVKFIRSAMAQEAAFPSRIVDIPENRLRTAKAGQMDEDEAALVFEARYVTDIDDLHEVTASSTAVTAETSMVKDEIQSGIRKVLDLAGEALTPVEAEIIFNRLSEDGPVDELAAKLDMSVAKMRKIESRAMARMKNYLLKRGVTADFMNAEY; the protein is encoded by the coding sequence GTGTCCATTTGTGAAAAATGGACTTTCGATGGTAACTCTACCGCTCAGGGACTTGTGAAAAAAGAAAAAATGCTGCACTCTCTCCATCGCCCCGCTGCTGGGCTGGGAAAAATGCGAAGGAAGCGGTTGCCTGCCTTCTGGAATACCTCCAATGACGCGGCGTCCGCGAATGATTATCCGGAAATCCGGATTTTCCCGGCCCTGCGGTGGAATTTGGGAATACATATGCTGGACAGCACCACGATTGGCTTCAATGAAGATGTGGATGACGAGCAGGGCTGGATACGCGACTGGAAACGGAGCCGGAATCCATTGGCCCTAAACCGCATCGTGGACAAGAACCTCTCCAAGATTCAGGCCATGGCACGGCGCCGGACACGATCTCAGAATGAACGTGATGACCTGGTTTCCGCTGGCACGGAGGCCATGATCAAGGCCTTGCGCAAATACGAGCCTGCACCTGATGTTCCGTTCTTCGCCTATGCGGTCAAATTCATCCGCTCCGCGATGGCGCAGGAGGCAGCGTTTCCAAGCAGGATTGTAGATATTCCGGAAAACCGGCTGCGGACTGCGAAAGCTGGCCAGATGGATGAGGATGAAGCCGCCCTGGTCTTCGAGGCGCGCTATGTTACCGACATCGACGACCTGCATGAGGTGACCGCGTCCTCGACAGCGGTTACGGCTGAAACGTCCATGGTCAAGGACGAGATCCAGTCGGGCATCCGGAAGGTGCTCGATCTGGCCGGGGAAGCGCTGACACCTGTTGAAGCCGAAATCATCTTCAACCGGCTGTCCGAAGACGGGCCTGTGGACGAGCTCGCTGCCAAACTTGACATGTCGGTGGCGAAGATGCGAAAAATCGAAAGCCGAGCCATGGCCCGGATGAAAAATTATCTGCTCAAGCGCGGCGTGACCGCCGATTTCATGAATGCGGAGTATTGA
- a CDS encoding flagellar hook assembly protein FlgD — translation MSISSISNASVAPASDGSLSKLSEDYETFLGLLVAQIKNQDPLEPMDPTQFVSQIATLTQVEQSVKTNSQLEQLRSTLALTASMSEASLIGRSVTVPSNSITVDEAGSPVSFSYEIEGEAASVTAIISDAEGNVLRMIEGLPGEGGKLNSVTWDGYDAQGAPIGAGTYTISLAAEGASGGYNTYIRDTVTSVSYVAGEQLLNLAMGGSASSGDIVKIE, via the coding sequence ATGAGCATCAGCTCCATTTCCAATGCCTCGGTGGCACCGGCCTCCGATGGATCACTCTCGAAGCTTTCCGAAGATTATGAGACATTCCTCGGCTTGCTTGTTGCCCAGATCAAGAACCAGGACCCTCTGGAGCCCATGGACCCGACGCAGTTCGTGTCCCAGATCGCGACTTTGACCCAGGTTGAGCAATCTGTGAAAACCAACTCCCAGCTGGAGCAGCTGCGGTCCACGCTCGCCCTGACGGCTTCGATGTCTGAGGCGTCTTTGATCGGCCGGTCGGTCACTGTGCCCTCGAACAGCATTACTGTCGATGAGGCCGGGTCGCCGGTCAGCTTCAGTTACGAGATCGAAGGCGAGGCGGCATCAGTGACCGCGATCATCAGCGATGCCGAAGGCAACGTCCTGCGCATGATCGAGGGGCTCCCGGGGGAGGGCGGGAAGCTGAATTCTGTCACCTGGGATGGCTACGATGCACAGGGTGCCCCGATCGGTGCGGGCACCTACACCATCTCGCTTGCGGCAGAAGGCGCGTCCGGCGGGTACAACACCTATATCCGCGACACCGTGACATCTGTTTCCTACGTCGCCGGTGAGCAGCTCCTGAACCTGGCCATGGGCGGATCCGCCAGCAGTGGGGATATCGTCAAGATCGAATGA
- the nrdH gene encoding glutaredoxin-like protein NrdH, whose protein sequence is MTQQTSPGDASVSPDPIVTVYSRPACVQCEATKRAMTQKGIAFTAVDLTDNPDAEAAVTALGHRSLPVVVAGNEHWSGFQPGRIAGLQT, encoded by the coding sequence ATGACCCAACAAACCTCCCCGGGGGATGCTTCCGTGTCCCCTGATCCAATCGTTACTGTCTATTCCCGTCCCGCCTGCGTGCAATGCGAAGCGACCAAGCGCGCGATGACGCAGAAGGGCATTGCCTTCACAGCTGTCGACCTGACGGACAATCCTGACGCCGAGGCTGCGGTAACCGCACTTGGCCATCGCAGCCTTCCCGTTGTTGTTGCCGGCAATGAGCATTGGTCCGGATTCCAGCCCGGACGCATCGCCGGCTTGCAGACGTAA
- the nrdI gene encoding class Ib ribonucleoside-diphosphate reductase assembly flavoprotein NrdI has protein sequence MLGIEQGKIVYWSGKTGNTERFVSKIGLPSIRIANHGDPVRVEEPFVLITPTYADGLGRGAIPKPVDRFLNAPGNRRWLLGVIGGGNRNFGRMFAQGATAVSVNCGVPVLHRFELAGMPADVDRVREGLIRLWTAQSKTSLAA, from the coding sequence ATGCTGGGCATCGAGCAGGGCAAGATCGTCTACTGGAGCGGCAAGACCGGCAACACTGAGCGTTTTGTCTCCAAGATTGGCCTTCCCAGTATCCGGATCGCCAACCATGGGGATCCGGTGCGGGTCGAGGAGCCCTTCGTGCTCATCACGCCCACCTACGCCGATGGCCTGGGCCGCGGCGCCATTCCGAAACCCGTTGATCGATTTCTCAATGCCCCCGGCAATCGCCGTTGGCTGCTGGGGGTGATCGGCGGCGGAAATCGTAACTTCGGCCGGATGTTTGCGCAGGGTGCAACGGCCGTTTCCGTCAACTGCGGTGTGCCGGTCCTGCACCGGTTTGAGCTGGCAGGGATGCCTGCTGACGTCGACCGCGTAAGAGAAGGATTGATCAGGCTATGGACGGCTCAGTCGAAAACATCTTTGGCGGCGTAA
- the nrdE gene encoding class 1b ribonucleoside-diphosphate reductase subunit alpha, whose amino-acid sequence MDGSVENIFGGVSEDFYSLNARLKFTDPDGNVDFDADRRAVRQYFLEHVNQNTVFFHSLEEKLNYLVDEGYYEKEVLDLYPFSFLEKIWDAAFAHKFRFPTLMGAYKYYRSYTLKTRDGKRYLERFEDRICMVALGLARGDQDFAMTLMREMISGRYQPATPTFLNTGKKSRGELVSCFLLRIEDNMESIARGINSALQLSKRGGGVALNLTNLREEGAPIKGIEGQCAGVIPVMKLLEDSFSYANQLGARPGAGAAYLSVHHPDILRFLDTKRENADEKIRIKTLSLGLVITDVFMQVAKRNGDVYLFSPHDVQKVYGCGMTEISVTEKYDEMVADDRIRKTKVRARKILEIAAAIQAESGYPYIVFEDTVNRANPVDGRVTMSNLCTEVLQVSTPSSFTEDLGYEDTGHDISCNLGSQNIAKMMDGGDLGAPTRAAIFALTAVSEMSAIDAVPSVRRGNDAMHAIGLGQMNLHGFLAREGIRYDSPEAVEFTSCYFAAITHHAISASNELAQQRGRAFLGFEKSTYADGSFFEKYVTRDWLPASDRVRDLFAKHGVQLPARADWEALKERVMQHGIYNAYLQAIAPTGSISYINHSTSAIHPAPQLIENRKEGKTGLIYIPAPFLSNENMATYGDAYSIGWKAIVDVYAAATEHIDQGAAMTLFFTRNIDDGQGGRRPITTRDINKAQIYAYTKGIKTIYYIRMSDDKLEGMDDQAVCESCSI is encoded by the coding sequence ATGGACGGCTCAGTCGAAAACATCTTTGGCGGCGTAAGCGAGGATTTCTACTCGCTCAACGCCCGCCTGAAATTCACCGATCCGGACGGCAATGTCGACTTCGACGCTGACCGGCGCGCGGTGCGGCAATACTTCCTGGAGCACGTCAACCAGAACACGGTCTTCTTCCATTCGCTGGAGGAAAAACTGAACTACCTGGTCGATGAGGGCTACTACGAGAAAGAGGTCCTGGATCTCTACCCGTTCTCGTTCCTCGAGAAGATCTGGGACGCGGCCTTCGCCCATAAATTCCGCTTCCCGACCCTCATGGGGGCCTACAAGTATTACCGCTCCTATACGCTGAAGACGCGTGACGGCAAACGCTACCTGGAGCGTTTCGAAGACCGCATCTGCATGGTTGCGCTTGGACTGGCGCGTGGCGACCAGGATTTCGCGATGACTCTGATGCGGGAGATGATCTCGGGCCGCTACCAGCCGGCGACGCCGACCTTCCTCAACACCGGCAAGAAAAGCCGCGGCGAGCTGGTCTCCTGCTTCCTTCTGCGCATCGAAGACAACATGGAATCCATCGCGCGGGGCATCAACTCGGCGCTGCAGCTGTCCAAGCGCGGCGGCGGCGTAGCCCTGAACCTGACCAACCTGCGCGAGGAAGGGGCGCCGATCAAGGGCATCGAAGGCCAGTGCGCCGGTGTGATTCCGGTGATGAAGCTTCTGGAAGACAGCTTCTCCTACGCAAATCAGCTTGGCGCGCGGCCCGGCGCAGGCGCGGCCTATCTCAGCGTCCACCATCCGGATATCCTCAGGTTCCTGGACACCAAGCGTGAGAATGCGGATGAGAAGATCCGGATCAAGACCCTGTCCCTTGGTCTCGTGATCACCGATGTTTTCATGCAGGTGGCCAAGCGCAATGGCGATGTCTACCTGTTCTCTCCGCATGACGTCCAAAAGGTCTATGGCTGCGGCATGACCGAGATCTCCGTCACCGAGAAATACGACGAGATGGTGGCAGACGACCGGATCCGCAAAACCAAGGTCCGGGCCCGCAAGATCCTGGAGATCGCCGCCGCCATCCAGGCTGAAAGCGGCTACCCCTACATCGTGTTCGAGGACACGGTAAACCGCGCCAACCCGGTGGATGGCCGCGTGACCATGTCCAATCTCTGTACGGAAGTCCTGCAGGTCTCCACGCCTTCGTCTTTCACGGAAGATCTGGGCTATGAAGACACCGGCCACGATATCTCCTGCAACCTTGGCTCGCAGAACATCGCCAAGATGATGGATGGCGGGGATCTGGGAGCACCAACCCGGGCGGCGATCTTTGCCCTGACCGCCGTGAGCGAGATGAGTGCGATCGACGCTGTCCCGTCGGTGCGCCGCGGGAATGACGCGATGCACGCGATCGGGCTCGGCCAGATGAACCTGCACGGCTTTCTGGCGCGCGAAGGCATTCGCTATGACAGCCCGGAAGCGGTTGAGTTCACCAGCTGCTATTTCGCTGCAATCACCCATCATGCGATCTCGGCATCCAATGAGCTGGCACAGCAGCGCGGCCGCGCCTTTCTGGGCTTTGAAAAGAGCACCTATGCGGATGGCAGCTTCTTCGAGAAGTATGTGACCCGTGACTGGCTGCCGGCGTCGGACCGGGTGCGTGACCTGTTTGCCAAACACGGTGTGCAGCTTCCGGCACGCGCAGACTGGGAGGCGCTCAAGGAGCGCGTCATGCAGCACGGCATCTACAATGCCTACCTGCAGGCAATCGCGCCGACAGGGTCGATCTCCTACATCAACCACTCGACCTCCGCGATCCATCCGGCTCCGCAGCTGATTGAGAACCGCAAGGAAGGGAAGACCGGACTGATCTACATCCCGGCGCCGTTCCTGAGCAATGAGAACATGGCCACCTACGGCGATGCCTATTCGATCGGCTGGAAGGCAATCGTAGACGTCTATGCCGCCGCCACCGAGCATATCGACCAGGGCGCCGCAATGACGCTGTTCTTCACGCGCAACATTGATGACGGGCAGGGCGGCCGCAGGCCGATCACGACCCGCGACATCAACAAGGCGCAGATCTACGCCTACACCAAGGGGATCAAGACGATCTATTACATCCGCATGAGCGACGACAAGCTCGAGGGGATGGATGATCAGGCCGTCTGTGAATCCTGTTCCATCTGA
- the nrdF gene encoding class 1b ribonucleoside-diphosphate reductase subunit beta — protein MKDTIRAINWNKIEDEKDSQVFDRMKTNIWFPEKVPVSNDLQAWSRLTEAEQLLTMRVFTGLTMLDTVQAQIGAPSMLNDAITPHEKSCLSLIQLMEEVHAKSYSRIFSTLCSSDAIDEAFAWSEENEHLQAKARLVIDAYEEDREPLKKKIASTFLESFLFYSGFYLPMYFSSRGKLTNTADMIRLIIRDEAIHGYYIGYKFQRGAEKVSPEKREELKGWAFDLLFQLYEIEERYTEELYDGTGLTEDVKRFLQYNANKALQNLGYEPLFPVGAGDVNPAVLAALTNDSENHDFFSGSGSSYLVIPVEETSDADWDAVADG, from the coding sequence ATGAAAGATACCATTCGCGCGATCAACTGGAACAAGATCGAAGACGAAAAGGACAGCCAGGTCTTTGACCGGATGAAAACCAACATCTGGTTTCCGGAAAAGGTCCCGGTCTCCAATGACCTGCAGGCCTGGTCGCGCCTGACCGAAGCGGAGCAGCTGCTGACCATGCGGGTTTTCACCGGGCTGACCATGCTCGATACCGTGCAGGCGCAGATCGGCGCGCCGTCGATGCTGAATGATGCGATCACGCCGCATGAAAAATCCTGCCTGTCGCTGATCCAGCTGATGGAAGAGGTGCATGCCAAGTCCTACAGCCGGATCTTTTCGACCCTGTGCTCCAGCGATGCAATCGATGAGGCATTCGCCTGGTCCGAAGAAAACGAGCATTTGCAGGCCAAGGCCCGCCTGGTGATCGATGCCTATGAGGAAGACCGGGAGCCTCTGAAGAAGAAGATCGCGTCGACCTTCCTGGAAAGTTTCCTCTTCTATTCGGGCTTCTATCTGCCGATGTATTTCTCCTCCCGCGGCAAGCTCACCAACACGGCCGACATGATCCGCCTGATCATCCGGGACGAGGCCATCCATGGCTACTACATCGGCTACAAGTTCCAGCGCGGCGCTGAGAAGGTCTCGCCGGAGAAGCGTGAGGAGCTGAAGGGCTGGGCGTTTGACCTGCTGTTTCAGCTCTACGAGATCGAGGAGCGTTACACGGAAGAGCTCTACGACGGGACTGGACTCACCGAGGATGTGAAACGCTTCCTGCAGTACAATGCCAACAAGGCCCTGCAGAACCTCGGCTATGAGCCCTTGTTCCCGGTCGGGGCGGGCGATGTGAACCCGGCCGTTCTGGCGGCCTTGACCAATGACAGCGAGAACCACGACTTCTTCTCGGGGTCCGGTTCAAGCTACCTGGTCATCCCGGTTGAAGAGACTTCCGATGCTGACTGGGATGCTGTCGCGGACGGCTGA
- a CDS encoding helix-turn-helix domain-containing protein, translating to MGQQVEISKIGNLVRLERQRRGLTQQTLADMASVSKGRVEAIENGRCLDMGLGTVSAVISALGFHLCVLRPE from the coding sequence ATGGGGCAGCAGGTGGAGATTTCGAAGATTGGCAACCTCGTCCGCCTGGAGAGGCAGCGCCGGGGTCTGACGCAGCAGACATTGGCGGACATGGCCTCTGTCAGCAAAGGCCGGGTTGAAGCGATTGAGAATGGCCGCTGCCTCGACATGGGGCTTGGCACCGTGAGCGCGGTCATCTCGGCGCTGGGGTTTCACCTCTGCGTGCTTCGGCCGGAGTAG
- a CDS encoding lysozyme family protein — MLRTTLLSLTVCAGAAAANAEAGFQPVNDRPFLDLIGEIEGPDGYDDIVLDAPLQPPRPITQMTINEVLEYQRALQLEGSHSSAVGRYQFIRKTLAYMVDKYEIDGDQLFGKVMQDSLARRMMVKCDFYEADASESRVGNCLARAWASLPMMSGEKAGQSYYGEVGTNKAHATRSEVLVALRQRFAEDPLPEYEVASNDPLPVIRNTRGSKVADRIPLEP; from the coding sequence ATGCTGAGGACGACCCTGCTATCTCTAACCGTTTGCGCCGGAGCTGCAGCAGCAAACGCGGAGGCCGGGTTTCAACCGGTAAACGATCGCCCCTTCCTGGACCTGATCGGTGAAATCGAAGGTCCGGACGGCTATGACGATATTGTCCTGGATGCACCGCTGCAGCCGCCGCGGCCGATCACACAGATGACCATCAATGAGGTCCTGGAATACCAGAGGGCGCTGCAGTTGGAGGGCTCGCATTCATCCGCAGTAGGGCGGTACCAGTTCATCCGCAAGACGCTGGCCTATATGGTCGACAAGTATGAGATCGATGGAGATCAGCTGTTCGGCAAGGTCATGCAGGATTCATTGGCCCGGCGGATGATGGTGAAATGCGACTTCTACGAGGCTGATGCGAGTGAGAGCCGGGTGGGAAATTGCCTGGCCAGGGCCTGGGCGTCGCTGCCAATGATGTCCGGCGAGAAAGCCGGTCAATCCTACTATGGAGAGGTTGGCACAAACAAAGCGCATGCGACCAGGAGCGAGGTCCTGGTGGCCTTGCGGCAGCGGTTCGCTGAAGATCCTCTTCCGGAATATGAGGTGGCCTCCAATGACCCCCTGCCGGTGATCCGAAATACCAGGGGCTCAAAGGTCGCGGACCGCATTCCGCTGGAGCCGTGA